A single region of the Salvia miltiorrhiza cultivar Shanhuang (shh) chromosome 8, IMPLAD_Smil_shh, whole genome shotgun sequence genome encodes:
- the LOC131001587 gene encoding uncharacterized protein LOC131001587, translating into MSVACGVECVVVLGCLRWVWKRCTYIGSYDSESWATATADEFDSVPRLCRVILAVYEPDLRCPKFSPAGGYRLNPDWVVKRVSYEQTLGHAPPYLIYADHENREIVMAIRGMNLLNESDYKLLLDNRLGKQMFDGGYVHYGLLKSATWVLNAESETLRRLWEENGRCYKMVFVGHSLGSGVAALLSVIVVNHGDQLGGIPRSFVKCYAVAPARCMSLNLAVKYADVINSVILQDDFLPRTPTPLEDIFKSVFCLPCLLFLVCLRDTFIPEGRKLRDPRRLYAPGRIYHIVERKFCRCGRFPPEVRTAIPVDGRFEHIVLSCNATSDHAIIWIEREAEKALGSLKEHDAETITTPPKVQKLDRMLTLEKEHKDALERAVSLNIPHAVTSAEEGSAAGKEPHEDETGLGSQTDKSFCKNARTNWNEAVEKLFHKSESGKLLLKRDDSATESGSGSTDG; encoded by the exons ATGTCTGTAGCTTGCGGTGTGGAATGCGTCGTCGTTTTGGGGTGCCTCCGGTGGGTGTGGAAGCGCTGCACCTACATCGGCTCCTACGACAGCGAGAGCTgggccaccgccaccgccgacGAATTCGACTCCGTGCCCCGCCTCTGCCGCGTCATACTCGCCGTCTACGAACCCGATTTGCGCTGCCCTAAGTTCTCCCCCGCCGGCGGCTACCGCCTCAACCCCGATTGGGTGGTCAAGCGCGTCTCCTACGAGCAGACCCTCGGCCACGCTCCGCCCTACCTGATCTACGCCGATCACGAGAATCGTGAGATCGTGATGGCCATCCGCGGCATGAATCTGCTCAACGAGAGCGATTACAAGCTGCTGCTGGACAATAGGTTGGGGAAGCAGATGTTTGATGGCGGCTACGTGCACTACGGGCTGCTGAAGTCGGCGACGTGGGTGCTGAACGCCGAGTCGGAGACGCTGCGGCGCCTGTGGGAGGAGAATGGGAGGTGTTACAAGATGGTTTTCGTGGGGCATTCATTGGGGTCCGGCGTGGCGGCTTTGTTGAGCGTGATTGTGGTGAACCATGGGGATCAGTTGGGGGGGATTCCGAGGAGCTTCGTCAAGTGTTACGCGGTGGCGCCGGCGCGGTGTATGTCGCTCAACTTGGCGGTCAAGTATGCCGATGTTATCAACTCTGTTATTTTGCAG GACGATTTCTTGCCTAGAACACCCACCCCATTGGAGGACATCTTCAAGTCTGTTTTCTG TTTGCCCTGCTTATTGTTTTTGGTCTGTCTGAGGGATACATTCATACCTGAAGGTAGAAAGCTCAGGGATCCAAGAAGACTATATGCACCTGGCCGTATATATCATATCGTGGAGAGAAAATTTTGCAG ATGTGGGAGATTTCCACCAGAGGTCAGGACTGCTATTCCTGTCGATGGCAGATTTGAGCATATTGTCTTGTCGTGCAATGCAACATCCGATCATGCTATTATCTGGATAGAACGAGAGGCAGAAAAGGCCTTGGGA AGTTTAAAGGAGCATGATGCAGAGACCATAACAACTCCACCTAAAGTGCAGAAGCTCGACCGGATGCTGACACTAGAGAAAGAACACAAGGATGCATTAGAGCGAGCTGTCAGTTTGAATATACCTCATGCTGTGACGTCCGCTGAGGAGGGATCTGCAGCAGGCAAAGAACCTCATGAAGACGAGACTGGGCTGGGTTCACAAACAGATAAATCATTCTGTAAAAATGCTAGGACCAATTGGAATGAAGCGGTTGAGAAACTCTTCCATAAAAGCGAGTCAGGGAAGCTGCTGCTCAAGAGGGACGATTCTGCTACTGAAAGTGGCTCTGGATCAACAGATGGGTAA
- the LOC131001615 gene encoding GDSL esterase/lipase At5g37690, which produces MGTTHAPITWYKFVAFEEKFQLQVMVKLMGGEVAMAMMLMVMFGAASGSASALVTFVFGDSLTEVGNNNYLQLSLAKSNYPYYGIDFEAAKPTGRFTNGRTIGDIISAKLGIPAPPPYLSLSPTDDLILKGVNYASGGAGILNHTGLYFIERLSFDDQIEKFKSTKQSMRTKIGDEASNKLCNEAVYFIGIGSNDYVNNFLQPFQADGQQFTHDEFLELLISTLAEQLMRLYEVGARKMIFHGLGPLGCIPSQRMKSSRGQCLNQVNLWVQHFNSKVSQLISTLNSHLPSSHLVFADTYQPVLDLINNPSSYGFKVSNTSCCKVDTKLGGLCLPNSKLCDNHDDYVFWDAFHPSDAANVVLADHFFNIMFANSTASAPQPSH; this is translated from the exons ATGGGCACGACTCATGCACCCATCACTTGGTATAAATTTGTGGCATTTGAAGAGAAATTCCAGCTGCAAGTGATGGTGAAATTAATGGGAGGAGAGGTGGCGATGGCGATGATGTTGATGGTGATGTTTGGTGCAGCTTCAGGTTCAGCGTCGGCGTTGGTGACGTTCGTGTTCGGGGACTCGCTGACAGAAGTGGGGAACAACAACTACCTGCAGCTCTCCCTCGCCAAGTCCAACTATCCTTACTACGGCATCGACTTTGAAGCCGCCAAACCCACCGGAAGATTCACCAACGGAAGGACTATAGGCGACATTATTT CTGCGAAGCTTGGGATTCCGGCGCCACCTCCATATCTCTCCTTGTCTCCCACTGATGACCTCATCTTGAAAGGGGTCAACTACGCCTCTGGTGGAGCTGGCATCCTCAACCACACAGGCCTTTACTTt aTAGAGAGGCTCTCATTCGATGACCAGATAGAGAAATTTAAGAGCACCAAGCAATCGATGAGGACCAAAATAGGAGACGAGGCATCCAACAAACTGTGCAACGAAGCGGTCTACTTCATTGGAATAG GCAGCAACGACTACGTTAACAATTTTCTACAGCCATTTCAGGCAGACGGGCAGCAGTTCACGCATGATGAGTTTTTGGAGCTCCTCATCTCAACCTTAGCCGAACAACTCATG AGGCTTTATGAAGTAGGTGCAAGGAAGATGATATTTCACGGACTAGGGCCACTGGGATGCATCCCGTCGCAGAGAATGAAATCCAGCCGAGGCCAATGCCTAAACCAAGTCAATCTGTGGGTTCAACACTTCAACTCCAAAGTCAGCCAACTCATCTCCACTCTAAACTCCCATCTGCCGTCCTCCCACCTCGTATTCGCAGACACTTATCAACCAGTACTAGATTTGATCAACAACCCCTCTTCATACG GTTTTAAGGTATCCAACACATCTTGCTGCAAAGTCGACACCAAATTAGGAGGCCTGTGTCTCCCAAACTCCAAATTATGCGACAATCACGACGACTATGTTTTCTGGGATGCTTTTCACCCCTCCGATGCAGCTAATGTTGTCTTAGCCGACCACTTCTTTAACATTATGTTTGCAAACTCTACTGCCTCTGCTCCCCAGCCTTCGCATTAA
- the LOC131001583 gene encoding glucan endo-1,3-beta-glucosidase 3-like, with translation MEILVLFLLVSTLTASAAQEAFVGVNIGTKVSSSEAAALLKSHEIKHVRLYDADADMLLALANTSITVAVSVPNDQILGISLSNSTAAKWVSQNVVTHYPHTNITTICIGVDAPALLPNALKHMYTALSAANLEKQIKISAPLPYTIIQNSVPPSQAYFNKSLDPMLVPLLKFLQSTNSHFMITIYPYLEHVRSSDLFPLDYALFEPSKQTVDANTSLRYSNAFDAMVDAAYSAMAKLNITNVPIVVAETGWPSQGGTDATSDNARTYNTNLVKHVMNKSGTPRHPGIAVSAYIYELYNEDSKTDPISEKNWGLFEANGTSVYTIQFGAANESTNQTYCAAKAGADPKMVQAALDWACGAGKVDCSALMAGQPCFEPDTLSAHATYAFDSYYQQMGRVAGSCDFNGVATVTSTTPSHGSCIISQAESDKNGSRLNSTVPAMDSESSYTSSSLAYGYGYGDAFSATRFMIGLIGCVVLF, from the exons ATGGAAATATTAGTGCTGTTTCTTTTGGTTTCCACGCTCACAGCCTCAGCTGCTCAAG AGGCGTTCGTGGGCGTCAACATCGGAACAAAAGTGTCATCGAGCGAGGCGGCAGCCCTCCTCAAATCCCACGAAATCAAGCACGTCCGCCTCTACGACGCCGACGCCGACATGCTCCTCGCACTCGCAAATACAAGCATAACAGTTGCAGTCTCTGTGCCTAACGACCAAATCCTAGGCATATCCCTATCCAACTCCACTGCCGCAAAATGGGTGTCCCAGAATGTTGTAACGCACTACCCTCACACAAACATCACAACAATCTGCATCGGCGTCGACGCACCAGCCCTTCTTCCCAACGCCCTCAAACACATGTATACAGCTCTTTCAGCTGCAAATCTTGAAAAACAGATCAAAATCTCTGCACCTCTTCCATATACAATCATCCAAAACTCCGTCCCTCCCTCTCAAGCCTACTTCAACAAATCTTTGGACCCCATGCTCGTCCCCTTGCTCAAGTTCTTGCAGTCTACAAACTCACATTTCATGATCACCATATACCCTTACCTCGAACACGTGCGATCAAGCGACCTCTTTCCGTTAGATTACGCGCTCTTCGAGCCAAGCAAACAGACCGTGGATGCCAACACTAGCCTTCGCTATAGCAATGCCTTCGATGCAATGGTTGACGCCGCCTACTCGGCAATGGCTAAACTCAACATCACTAATGTTCCTATAGTTGTGGCTGAGACCGGCTGGCCGTCTCAAGGCGGCACGGACGCCACGTCGGACAATGCAAGAACGTACAATACTAATCTAGTGAAACATGTGATGAACAAAAGTGGAACTCCTAGGCATCCGGGTATCGCTGTCAGTGCCTACATTTATGAACTCTACAACGAAGATTCGAAAACGGACCCCATTTCTGAGAAGAATTGGGGATTGTTCGAAGCAAATGGAACATCTGTTTACACCATACAATTCGGTGCAGCAAATGAGAGCACGAACCAAACATACTGCGCCGCCAAGGCGGGGGCGGACCCAAAAATGGTGCAGGCGGCGTTGGACTGGGCTTGTGGGGCCGGGAAAGTGGACTGCTCGGCGCTGATGGCGGGGCAGCCGTGCTTTGAGCCGGACACGTTGTCGGCGCACGCCACCTATGCGTTCGACTCGTATTATCAGCAGATGGGGAGGGTTGCTGGGAGCTGTGATTTCAATGGGGTGGCCACCGTCACCTCCACCACTCCta GTCATGGTTCGTGTATAATTTCTCAAGCTGAGAG TGATAAGAACGGGAGTAGGCTTAACAGCACAGTTCCGGCCATGGATTCTGAGAGCTCCTACACTTCTTCTAGCTTGGCTTATGGTTATGGCTATGGCGATGCGTTTTCAGCAACTAGATTTATGATTGGATTAATTGGATGTGTTGTCCTGTTTTGA